Proteins from one Cyanobacteria bacterium FACHB-DQ100 genomic window:
- a CDS encoding polysaccharide biosynthesis tyrosine autokinase — METKRYSEDFDLQSHWLVLKRRWLVTVGVFAATVGLVGLATTMQRPSYEANGRVLVQTNRTTSLTGVGEKIGTLEPLRREGNPLDTQAVVVMSYPNLQRVIDTLQLKNGKGRSMTPEELARRLKVEPVPTTDILNVKYNDDDPEMAANVVNLIMKAYIDSNLKTNQEEATKAGGFIENQLPAAQEELNKASEALRNFRTRNGIVDLERESAANIASAATLQDQLSQARAQLADVARQEQAVVNQLGLSLDQAINLASLSQSAGVQEVLSQLQQVETRLVTEQSRFKGTTPQIQTLQQQRDDLNALLQSRVVEAVGANVSVAPGGLQVGDIKRNLAQSLAQLQSQRLGLDSRISMISGLLTNYRSRALETPALIKQEGDLVRQQEIALTAYQNLNARKQEIEVAKNQQVGNARILQNALVPTQPAGQMRLLLLASGAIVGLLLGIAAAFLIDAIDRSLKTVKDAEAQYGYTLLGLVPRFETSDTPTIISPSGDDISPRVIAMTSPRSMIHEAYQMLQANLKFMSLDRKVKTIVVSSAVPREGKSEVTANLAATMAQSGRKVLLVDADMRNPTQHHLWGLVNSVGLSNVVVDQSELRQAVKPITSNLSVLTAGVMPPNPLAILDSEAMTTFLETVAKDYDYVLFDTPPLAGTADAAVLGKMADGVLIAVRPGVADSASVAAAKSLLDRSEPNILGLVANGVNVRYEPDSYFYYTSPREQVSDRGERTRSVLTR, encoded by the coding sequence ATGGAGACAAAGCGCTACTCCGAAGACTTCGATCTTCAAAGCCATTGGCTCGTTCTGAAACGTCGCTGGTTAGTTACTGTCGGTGTGTTTGCCGCAACAGTCGGACTCGTTGGACTGGCAACCACCATGCAACGACCGAGCTATGAAGCAAACGGGCGAGTGTTAGTTCAGACAAACCGCACCACCTCGCTAACCGGTGTCGGTGAAAAAATCGGAACGCTTGAACCCCTCAGACGCGAAGGTAATCCACTCGATACTCAAGCAGTCGTCGTGATGTCCTACCCCAATTTGCAGCGCGTAATTGATACGCTGCAACTTAAGAACGGCAAAGGACGATCGATGACTCCTGAAGAACTGGCTCGACGGCTTAAGGTCGAACCCGTTCCAACTACCGATATTCTCAACGTCAAGTACAACGACGACGACCCAGAGATGGCAGCAAACGTGGTCAACTTGATCATGAAAGCCTACATCGACAGCAACCTTAAAACCAACCAGGAAGAAGCCACCAAAGCAGGTGGTTTTATCGAAAATCAGCTTCCTGCTGCACAAGAAGAACTGAACAAAGCTTCTGAAGCCCTACGCAACTTTAGAACCCGCAATGGCATTGTCGATTTAGAGCGCGAGTCGGCTGCAAACATTGCCTCAGCCGCAACCCTTCAAGATCAGTTAAGCCAAGCGCGGGCACAGCTTGCCGATGTCGCTCGGCAAGAGCAAGCGGTTGTGAATCAATTAGGACTTAGCCTCGATCAAGCTATCAACCTTGCCTCTCTCAGCCAATCCGCAGGCGTTCAAGAAGTTCTTAGCCAACTTCAGCAGGTTGAAACTCGTCTCGTTACCGAGCAATCCCGATTCAAAGGCACTACGCCGCAAATTCAAACCTTGCAGCAGCAGCGGGATGACCTCAACGCCCTCCTGCAATCGCGAGTGGTAGAAGCTGTGGGCGCAAATGTGTCTGTTGCTCCGGGAGGGCTGCAAGTCGGTGATATTAAACGTAACCTTGCTCAAAGCTTGGCACAACTACAGTCTCAGCGCCTCGGTTTAGATAGCCGCATCTCGATGATATCGGGCTTATTAACCAACTACCGCAGTCGCGCCTTAGAAACTCCAGCCTTAATTAAGCAAGAGGGCGATCTTGTCCGTCAGCAGGAAATTGCGCTGACTGCTTATCAAAACCTCAATGCCCGCAAGCAAGAAATTGAGGTCGCAAAAAATCAGCAGGTCGGCAACGCCCGGATTCTGCAAAACGCGCTAGTTCCGACCCAACCCGCCGGACAAATGCGCCTGCTCTTGTTGGCATCCGGAGCGATCGTGGGGTTACTGTTAGGCATTGCGGCGGCATTCCTGATCGATGCAATCGACCGATCGCTCAAGACAGTGAAAGATGCCGAAGCACAGTATGGCTATACCCTGTTGGGGTTAGTGCCCCGATTTGAAACCAGTGATACTCCGACGATTATCTCGCCGAGCGGTGATGATATCTCGCCACGAGTAATCGCGATGACTTCGCCGCGATCGATGATTCATGAAGCCTATCAGATGCTACAAGCGAACCTGAAGTTCATGAGCCTTGATCGGAAGGTGAAGACGATCGTCGTGAGCAGTGCTGTTCCTAGAGAAGGTAAATCTGAAGTGACGGCGAACCTTGCAGCCACCATGGCGCAATCGGGTCGTAAGGTGCTGCTCGTCGATGCAGATATGCGGAATCCAACACAGCATCATCTCTGGGGATTAGTGAACTCGGTGGGTTTAAGTAACGTTGTGGTCGATCAAAGCGAACTGCGACAAGCGGTGAAGCCGATTACGAGCAACCTATCGGTTCTGACTGCGGGTGTAATGCCACCCAATCCACTCGCAATTCTTGATTCTGAGGCGATGACTACGTTCCTCGAAACCGTCGCCAAAGACTATGATTATGTCTTGTTCGACACGCCACCGCTTGCGGGCACTGCGGACGCTGCGGTACTGGGCAAGATGGCAGACGGAGTTTTGATTGCGGTGCGTCCGGGTGTAGCGGATTCAGCCAGCGTCGCAGCGGCAAAATCGCTGCTCGATCGCTCCGAACCCAACATTCTAGGACTGGTGGCAAACGGTGTGAATGTACGGTACGAGCCGGACAGCTACTTCTACTACACCAGCCCGCGTGAGCAAGTTTCTGATCGCGGTGAACGGACGCGATCGGTGTTAACTAGGTAG